The following are encoded in a window of Deltaproteobacteria bacterium CG11_big_fil_rev_8_21_14_0_20_49_13 genomic DNA:
- a CDS encoding carbon-nitrogen hydrolase — MKIEVSSIQFSPALGNIENNLNRISALIARARKDGAELVVLPEVCDIGYHLETISRLAEPFPNRSTKRLSSIAKDNGVIIAAGLAEKRDDGLYNAAVVFAPDGKIVNKYYKTHLCPFPSLNEPEVFKAGASIGVTEIEGVKLGITICYDIRFPEVYRKLAFGGAQIVVHPAAFPRERIDQLEVCLRARAIENQFFAVMANNCGTIGGAEFGGRSMMVGPAGDIKAKASETEEAVITATLDLSEMDLLRKEKPVLSKKRPELY, encoded by the coding sequence ATGAAGATAGAGGTTTCGTCAATTCAGTTCAGCCCGGCACTCGGAAATATCGAGAATAACCTCAACAGGATATCGGCGCTCATCGCAAGGGCCAGAAAAGACGGAGCGGAGCTTGTGGTGCTCCCAGAGGTCTGCGACATTGGATATCATCTAGAGACCATTTCAAGGCTCGCAGAACCCTTTCCCAACAGGTCCACAAAGAGGCTCTCATCCATCGCCAAGGATAACGGGGTAATAATAGCTGCGGGCCTTGCCGAAAAGAGGGACGATGGTCTTTACAACGCCGCCGTCGTTTTTGCTCCGGACGGAAAGATAGTCAATAAATATTACAAGACCCATTTATGCCCCTTCCCTTCCCTGAATGAGCCTGAGGTGTTCAAGGCTGGGGCTTCTATAGGCGTTACGGAGATAGAAGGTGTAAAATTAGGCATCACCATCTGCTACGATATACGCTTTCCGGAAGTTTACAGAAAACTTGCATTTGGCGGGGCGCAGATCGTTGTGCACCCTGCGGCCTTCCCGAGGGAAAGAATAGACCAGCTTGAGGTCTGCCTAAGGGCGCGCGCCATCGAGAACCAGTTCTTTGCCGTCATGGCGAACAATTGCGGGACCATCGGAGGAGCCGAATTCGGAGGCAGGTCGATGATGGTCGGCCCCGCCGGTGATATCAAGGCAAAGGCCTCGGAAACCGAGGAGGCCGTAATAACCGCGACGCTGGACCTTTCCGAGATGGACCTATTAAGAAAAGAAAAACCGGTCCTATCTAAAAAAAGGCCGGAATTATATTAG
- a CDS encoding MFS transporter, with amino-acid sequence MSDTAKMTWRFPKEFWTANVIELFERCAYYAAFIAMALFLTSKVGFTDIETGYVMAYFAAFIYLMPLFMGLLADRIGFRTALILAFVLLTAGYASLGAFPTKMAAISSLTLIMLGGAFVKSVITGTVAKCSDEHNRARAYSIFYQIVNIGSFTGKTFAKPLRTEFGLEYINYFAAASALTALIIVIIFYKSPLVEGPTKTFAELIEGLKKVLVNFRFMALILIVAGFWTIQGQLYATMPKYTIRLIGNQAAPEWLANVNPLMVVLFVIPITQLVRKMKPVSSIAIALFMIPISALTISLSPVLESLFGPSINVIGIPMNPITIMMIIGIAIQGLGECFLSPRYLEFASKQAPKNEEGLYMGYSHLHTFFAWLVGFIISGYLLNAFCPDPKTVAPENMATAYAHAHYIWYVYAGIGFIAFLLLLVYMAVTSRYDKKHAGLVAADTTIDDGIVLVEEE; translated from the coding sequence ATGAGTGATACCGCAAAGATGACCTGGCGTTTTCCAAAGGAGTTCTGGACAGCTAACGTTATCGAGCTTTTCGAGCGATGCGCATACTACGCCGCGTTCATTGCCATGGCGCTCTTCTTGACCAGCAAGGTCGGTTTTACCGACATCGAGACCGGCTATGTGATGGCCTATTTCGCCGCGTTCATCTACCTCATGCCGCTCTTTATGGGGCTCCTTGCCGACCGTATAGGCTTTAGAACCGCTCTCATACTTGCATTCGTTCTCTTGACCGCCGGCTACGCCTCCTTGGGGGCCTTTCCCACAAAGATGGCGGCGATATCGTCCCTTACTCTTATAATGCTCGGTGGGGCCTTTGTTAAGTCGGTGATAACAGGTACGGTCGCCAAGTGTTCGGACGAGCACAACAGGGCGCGCGCCTATTCGATATTCTATCAGATAGTCAATATAGGTTCATTTACCGGAAAGACATTTGCAAAGCCGCTTCGCACTGAGTTTGGCCTTGAATATATAAACTACTTTGCAGCCGCGTCCGCTCTCACAGCGCTTATCATAGTCATAATATTCTACAAGAGCCCGCTAGTTGAAGGCCCCACAAAGACCTTTGCCGAGCTTATAGAAGGGCTTAAAAAGGTCCTCGTTAACTTCCGTTTTATGGCGTTGATATTAATAGTTGCGGGTTTCTGGACCATCCAGGGCCAGCTTTATGCCACGATGCCGAAATATACGATACGTCTCATCGGCAATCAGGCGGCGCCGGAGTGGCTGGCTAACGTTAATCCCTTGATGGTAGTCCTGTTCGTCATACCCATCACGCAGCTTGTAAGAAAGATGAAGCCGGTCTCATCTATCGCGATAGCGCTTTTTATGATACCGATATCGGCGCTCACTATATCACTTTCTCCCGTTCTTGAGAGCCTCTTTGGACCGTCGATAAACGTCATCGGGATCCCTATGAACCCGATCACTATCATGATGATAATAGGCATCGCCATTCAGGGTTTAGGTGAATGTTTCCTGTCGCCTCGCTATCTAGAGTTCGCATCTAAACAGGCGCCAAAGAACGAAGAAGGACTATATATGGGATATTCGCACCTTCACACCTTCTTTGCGTGGCTCGTCGGGTTTATTATCTCGGGATATCTTCTTAACGCTTTTTGTCCGGACCCCAAGACTGTGGCGCCGGAAAATATGGCAACTGCCTACGCGCACGCCCATTACATCTGGTATGTCTATGCCGGCATAGGTTTTATCGCTTTTTTACTGCTCCTTGTCTACATGGCCGTTACCAGCCGGTACGATAAGAAACATGCAGGGCTTGTTGCCGCAGATACGACAATAGACGACGGCATAGTTCTGGTGGAAGAGGAATAA